A portion of the Rhodanobacter sp. AS-Z3 genome contains these proteins:
- a CDS encoding SLC13 family permease has translation MTLQGWATVAVIVLAMALFASEKLRIDLVALLVLAALVILGIISPTEALSGFSNEATVTVAAMFALSLGIERSGALEPLTRLLMRIKRPWLLTLALMLAIAPLGAFVKNIALVATFLPLALRVCQRTNTSPGRVLMPMAYAAQMGGVCTLIGTSSNLLADTLAQTHGMDPIGVFEFTRMGMILAVVGIVYLMLVGRWLLPRETDAQMPAQEEIGKYVTELEVTEQSSLLGGSIADAKLGERYGVYPLELLRGEKRMWSPRSQEIAVGDVLLVRGDWEKIEDFQRRTGLRSAPDRRYAKGDSRSRVMVELMVAPASAMEGRRLDETGLKWRYDAVAVAIHRRGQLLRDKLSDVSLAVGDVLLVLVDDAALSNLRNDEAFIVLSEREETHRTPRKALYAAAIMAAVVVTSGLRWLPIPIAAICGAVAMALTGCFGRKDVYEGIDWKIIVLLGAILPLGIAIERSGLSEALVHMGLGVVGNHGPLAALLMVYLLTALLTELMGHNPSVVLMVGIAVSVAHAMHVDPRPFVVAVAFAAATSFATPVGYPTNTMVYYAGGYRFTDFMKVGIPLIAIFCTLSMWLIPQFWPF, from the coding sequence ATGACTTTGCAGGGCTGGGCGACGGTGGCGGTGATCGTGCTGGCGATGGCGTTGTTTGCCAGCGAAAAGCTGCGCATCGATCTGGTCGCCCTGCTGGTGCTGGCGGCGCTGGTGATCCTGGGCATCATCAGCCCGACCGAGGCGTTGAGCGGTTTCAGTAACGAGGCAACGGTAACGGTGGCGGCGATGTTCGCGCTGAGCCTCGGCATTGAGCGCTCCGGTGCGCTGGAACCCCTGACTCGCCTGCTGATGCGCATAAAGCGGCCGTGGTTGTTGACCCTGGCGTTGATGCTGGCGATTGCGCCGCTGGGCGCCTTCGTCAAGAACATCGCGCTGGTCGCCACCTTCCTGCCGCTGGCGTTGCGCGTGTGCCAGCGCACGAATACCTCGCCAGGGCGTGTGTTGATGCCGATGGCCTATGCCGCGCAGATGGGTGGCGTGTGCACCCTGATCGGCACTTCGTCGAACCTGCTGGCCGACACGCTGGCGCAGACGCACGGCATGGACCCGATCGGCGTCTTCGAGTTCACCCGCATGGGCATGATTCTGGCCGTGGTGGGTATCGTCTACCTGATGCTGGTTGGCCGCTGGCTGCTGCCGCGCGAGACGGACGCCCAGATGCCGGCGCAGGAAGAAATCGGCAAGTACGTCACCGAACTGGAAGTGACCGAACAATCGTCGCTGCTGGGCGGCAGCATTGCCGATGCCAAGCTCGGCGAGCGCTATGGCGTCTATCCGCTGGAACTGTTGCGCGGCGAGAAGCGCATGTGGTCGCCGCGCAGCCAGGAAATTGCCGTTGGCGACGTGTTGCTGGTACGCGGTGACTGGGAAAAAATCGAGGACTTCCAGCGCCGCACCGGTCTGCGCAGCGCACCGGATCGCCGTTACGCCAAGGGTGACAGTCGTTCACGCGTGATGGTCGAGTTGATGGTGGCGCCGGCCAGCGCGATGGAGGGACGCCGGCTCGACGAAACCGGCCTGAAGTGGCGCTACGACGCCGTTGCCGTGGCCATCCATCGGCGTGGTCAACTGCTGCGCGACAAGCTCAGCGATGTCAGCCTTGCGGTGGGCGACGTGCTGTTGGTACTGGTGGATGACGCGGCGCTATCGAACCTGCGCAATGACGAGGCCTTCATCGTGCTGAGCGAGCGCGAAGAAACCCATCGCACCCCGCGCAAGGCCTTGTACGCGGCAGCCATCATGGCGGCGGTGGTGGTGACCTCAGGCCTGCGCTGGTTGCCGATACCGATTGCCGCCATTTGCGGCGCGGTGGCGATGGCGTTGACTGGCTGCTTTGGCCGCAAGGATGTCTACGAAGGCATTGACTGGAAAATCATCGTCTTGCTTGGTGCGATCCTGCCGCTGGGCATTGCGATCGAGCGCAGCGGTTTGTCGGAGGCGTTGGTCCACATGGGGCTTGGCGTGGTTGGCAATCACGGACCGCTGGCCGCCCTGCTGATGGTCTACCTGCTGACCGCGCTGCTGACCGAACTGATGGGGCACAACCCGTCGGTGGTGCTGATGGTTGGCATTGCGGTGTCGGTTGCCCATGCCATGCATGTGGACCCACGCCCGTTCGTGGTGGCGGTGGCATTTGCGGCGGCCACGTCGTTTGCCACGCCAGTCGGCTATCCCACCAACACCATGGTCTATTACGCCGGCGGCTACCGCTTCACCGATTTCATGAAAGTCGGCATCCCGCTGATCGCCATTTTCTGCACGCTGTCGATGTGGCTGATCCCGCAGTTCTGGCCGTTTTAA
- a CDS encoding patatin-like phospholipase family protein, with protein MKVPETAAAATATSRDRRKPTVALALGAGGAKGLIHIGVIEELETQGYQIVAIAGTSMGALIGGIHAAGKLAVYRDWVCALDKFDVLRLVDWTFTGGGLIKGEKIIETMRTLVGDVQIEALPLAFTAVATDIERGREVWLSRGSLFDAIRASISIPTVFRPHIINGRRLVDGALLNPVPVTPLIRESADYTIAVSVDGVATSSTPPEPPVRDDSAQGSYRQRVGDFIGRMIPRGEEEPREPGTFDVMAQSMDLMQANLARLRLAAYEPDLLIELPRNIASAYEFYRARELIELGRLQARTSLANWPRAGTPQRER; from the coding sequence ATGAAAGTACCCGAAACCGCAGCCGCCGCAACGGCAACCTCGCGCGACCGTCGCAAGCCCACTGTCGCGTTGGCTTTAGGCGCGGGCGGCGCCAAGGGGCTGATTCATATTGGCGTGATCGAGGAACTCGAAACGCAGGGCTACCAGATCGTTGCCATCGCCGGCACCTCGATGGGCGCCTTGATTGGCGGTATCCATGCCGCCGGCAAGCTGGCGGTCTACCGCGACTGGGTCTGCGCATTGGACAAGTTCGACGTGTTGCGACTGGTCGACTGGACGTTCACCGGCGGCGGCTTGATCAAGGGCGAGAAAATCATCGAAACCATGCGCACACTGGTCGGTGACGTGCAGATTGAAGCGCTGCCGCTGGCCTTCACCGCGGTGGCCACCGACATCGAGCGTGGCCGTGAGGTCTGGCTCAGCCGGGGCAGTTTGTTCGATGCGATCCGCGCCTCGATCTCGATTCCCACGGTGTTCCGGCCGCACATCATCAACGGCCGCCGGCTGGTTGATGGCGCGCTGCTCAATCCGGTGCCGGTGACGCCATTGATCCGCGAAAGCGCCGACTACACCATCGCCGTCAGCGTGGACGGCGTCGCCACCAGCAGCACACCGCCCGAACCGCCGGTGCGCGACGACAGCGCGCAGGGCAGTTATCGCCAGCGTGTCGGTGATTTCATCGGGCGGATGATTCCACGCGGTGAAGAAGAACCGCGCGAGCCGGGTACGTTCGACGTGATGGCGCAATCGATGGACCTGATGCAGGCGAACCTGGCGCGCTTGCGCCTGGCGGCCTATGAGCCGGACTTGTTGATCGAGTTACCACGCAATATCGCCAGTGCCTACGAGTTCTACCGGGCGCGCGAGCTGATTGAACTGGGCCGCCTGCAGGCGCGCACCAGCCTGGCAAACTGGCCACGCGCAGGGACGCCACAGCGCGAGCGCTGA
- a CDS encoding DUF488 domain-containing protein, with amino-acid sequence MSIAIKRVYEPAAPADGYRVLIDRLWPRGLKKEAVPLDLWAKELAPSTALRQWFGHDPALWDGFRHRYASELDQLAEYWQPLAQRAARHPLTLLYGARDEEHNNAVAMKAYLENWLHSHGPR; translated from the coding sequence ATGAGTATCGCCATCAAACGTGTTTATGAGCCGGCGGCACCGGCTGACGGCTATCGCGTATTGATTGATCGGCTGTGGCCGCGCGGACTGAAAAAGGAAGCGGTGCCGCTGGATCTGTGGGCGAAGGAACTGGCGCCATCAACCGCGTTGCGCCAATGGTTCGGGCATGACCCGGCGTTATGGGATGGCTTCCGCCATCGCTACGCCAGCGAACTGGACCAGCTCGCCGAGTATTGGCAACCGCTGGCGCAACGCGCCGCGCGGCACCCGCTCACCCTGCTCTACGGCGCGCGCGACGAAGAGCACAACAACGCGGTGGCGATGAAGGCCTATCTGGAAAACTGGCTGCATTCGCACGGCCCGCGTTGA
- a CDS encoding glycosyltransferase family 2 protein: MLQLSVVVPVFNERDNIPPLLAEIAAALRGLVDYEVIYVDDDSTDDSRAVLAAQKAAHPELRVLHHVTRSGQSTAVWNGVRAATAPWIATLDGDGQNDPADIPKLLAAREAATDQTRLFAGWRTTRRDSFNKRISSKVANAVRSRMLKDATPDTGCGLKLFDREVFLRLPYFDHMHRYLPALVKRAGFQILSVPVGHRPRTAGVSKYGMLDRLWVGLADLRGVAWLMRRGKVTRVEEL; the protein is encoded by the coding sequence ATGCTGCAACTTTCCGTCGTCGTTCCCGTCTTCAACGAGCGTGACAACATCCCGCCGCTGCTGGCCGAGATCGCTGCGGCGTTGCGTGGCCTCGTCGACTACGAAGTGATCTACGTCGACGACGATTCCACTGACGACAGTCGTGCCGTGCTGGCGGCGCAGAAAGCGGCGCATCCGGAACTGCGCGTGCTGCATCACGTCACCCGCAGCGGCCAGAGCACGGCGGTGTGGAATGGCGTGCGTGCGGCGACCGCACCATGGATCGCCACGCTCGATGGCGATGGCCAGAACGATCCGGCAGATATCCCCAAACTGCTCGCCGCGCGTGAAGCTGCCACCGATCAGACGCGCTTGTTTGCCGGCTGGCGTACCACCCGGCGTGACAGCTTCAACAAGCGGATTTCGTCGAAGGTGGCCAACGCGGTGCGCTCGCGCATGCTCAAGGACGCCACGCCGGATACCGGCTGCGGGCTGAAGCTGTTTGATCGCGAGGTGTTCCTGCGGCTGCCCTACTTCGATCACATGCATCGCTACCTGCCGGCACTGGTCAAGCGCGCGGGCTTCCAGATTCTGAGCGTGCCGGTTGGTCATCGACCCCGCACTGCCGGCGTATCGAAGTACGGCATGCTGGATCGGCTATGGGTGGGCCTGGCCGATCTGCGCGGCGTGGCCTGGCTGATGCGCCGTGGCAAGGTCACCCGCGTCGAAGAGCTCTGA
- a CDS encoding ParB/RepB/Spo0J family partition protein produces the protein MAAAKKRGLGRGLDALLGGDGDGTPSVLSQEGELRSLPIQQIQPGKYQPRRHWNDEALDELAASIKAQGLIQPVVVRELGKNSYELIAGERRWRAAQRAQMSEIPALIKQVSEAAVPAMALIENIQRQDLTPLEEADALKRLIDDFDLTHQQAADAVGRSRASVSNMLRLTEMPESIKKLLDDGKLEMGHARCLLTLEEAIAVPLARQAVTLGWSVRELEEAARRAQTAPKGKAKNAPAHDPNISALERELGERFAARVELAQGRGGRGKLVIHYHSNDELEGILGKIR, from the coding sequence ATGGCTGCTGCGAAGAAACGTGGTTTGGGGCGCGGGCTTGACGCCTTGCTCGGTGGCGATGGTGACGGCACGCCGTCGGTGTTGAGTCAGGAAGGTGAGCTGCGCTCGCTGCCGATCCAGCAGATCCAGCCAGGCAAATACCAGCCGCGTCGCCACTGGAACGACGAGGCGCTGGACGAGCTGGCCGCGTCGATCAAGGCGCAGGGCCTGATCCAGCCGGTAGTTGTGCGCGAACTGGGCAAGAACAGCTACGAGCTGATTGCCGGCGAACGTCGCTGGCGTGCGGCGCAGCGTGCCCAGATGAGCGAAATTCCCGCGCTGATCAAGCAGGTCTCCGAAGCAGCCGTGCCGGCGATGGCGCTGATCGAGAACATCCAGCGTCAGGATCTGACTCCGCTGGAAGAAGCCGACGCGCTGAAGCGGCTGATCGACGATTTCGACCTCACCCACCAGCAGGCCGCCGATGCAGTTGGTCGCTCGCGAGCGTCGGTGTCGAACATGCTGCGACTCACCGAAATGCCGGAGTCGATCAAGAAACTGCTCGACGACGGCAAACTCGAAATGGGCCACGCGCGTTGCCTGCTGACGCTGGAAGAAGCCATCGCCGTACCGCTGGCACGGCAGGCGGTCACGCTTGGCTGGTCGGTGCGTGAGCTGGAAGAAGCGGCGCGCCGCGCGCAGACCGCGCCGAAGGGCAAGGCGAAAAACGCCCCGGCGCACGATCCGAACATCAGTGCGCTGGAACGCGAGCTGGGCGAACGCTTCGCCGCCCGTGTCGAGCTGGCCCAAGGTCGCGGTGGTCGCGGCAAGCTGGTGATCCATTACCACAGCAACGACGAACTCGAAGGCATTCTCGGCAAGATTCGCTGA
- a CDS encoding ParA family protein, which yields MARIIAVANQKGGVGKTTTAVNLAAALAAAKRKVLLIDLDPQGNATMASGVNKRDIKASGCEVLLEEVTLAAAIVPTEAHYDLLPGNGDLTAAELKLMDALAREHRLKELLATVADKYQTILIDCPPSLNLLTLNALTAADGVLIPVQCEYFALEGLSSLLDTVKAVRHRLNPKLEIEGLLRTMYDVRNNLGNEVSAQLTQHFGDKVLRSIIPRNVRLAEAPSHGQPIHLYDRSSRGAIAYIGLAGEMIRRERGLSRGAAVDPVEDLEVAASVPALDDSSPTLRAPAANHQE from the coding sequence ATGGCTCGCATCATCGCTGTCGCCAACCAGAAGGGTGGCGTCGGCAAGACCACCACTGCCGTCAATCTCGCCGCTGCGCTGGCCGCGGCGAAGCGCAAGGTATTGCTGATCGATCTCGATCCGCAGGGCAATGCGACCATGGCGTCGGGCGTCAACAAGCGCGATATCAAGGCCAGTGGCTGCGAAGTGCTGCTGGAAGAAGTGACGCTGGCGGCGGCAATCGTGCCCACCGAGGCGCATTACGATCTGCTGCCCGGCAATGGCGATCTCACCGCCGCCGAGCTGAAGTTGATGGACGCGCTGGCGCGCGAGCACCGGTTGAAGGAATTACTGGCGACGGTGGCGGACAAGTACCAGACCATTCTCATCGACTGTCCGCCTTCACTGAACCTGTTGACTCTGAACGCGCTGACTGCCGCCGATGGCGTGCTGATTCCGGTGCAGTGTGAGTACTTCGCGCTGGAAGGTCTTTCCAGCCTGCTCGACACGGTCAAGGCCGTGCGTCACCGACTGAATCCGAAGCTGGAGATCGAAGGCCTGCTGCGTACCATGTACGACGTGCGCAACAACCTCGGCAATGAAGTATCGGCGCAGCTCACCCAGCATTTTGGCGACAAGGTGCTGCGTTCGATCATTCCGCGCAACGTGCGGCTGGCTGAAGCGCCGAGTCATGGCCAGCCGATCCATCTGTACGATCGTAGCTCGCGCGGCGCGATCGCCTATATCGGCCTGGCCGGCGAAATGATCCGGCGTGAGCGTGGCTTGTCGCGCGGCGCGGCGGTTGATCCGGTCGAAGACCTCGAAGTGGCGGCGTCTGTGCCGGCACTCGACGACAGCAGTCCGACGCTCAGGGCGCCGGCTGCGAATCATCAGGAATAA
- the ugpC gene encoding sn-glycerol-3-phosphate ABC transporter ATP-binding protein UgpC, giving the protein MATVRLKNLRKIYPNGHVGVVDASFEIADGELLVLVGPSGCGKTTLLRMIAGLETISDGTLEIDGRVVNDLPPKDRDIAMVFQNYALYPHMTVAENLGFGLKLRGHKQADIDQRVAGAAKTLELEARLASRPGALSGGQRQRVALGRALVRDPKVFLLDEPLSNLDAKLRLSMRVEIARLHRQLKATMVYVTHDQIEAMTLGQRIVVLDGGVIQQIDTPMNLYDKPANLFVAGFFGSPAMNLLHGTLKHDGGWTLVTAHGEITLGEPPPSSAWQPWCERAVVLGVRPEDLQPMEAGISALTAQLEVLEPVGNEVFLNLRYGDQRLVSRVSPRALPEPGSQMPLTLVPKRLHLFDAASGSRIGA; this is encoded by the coding sequence ATGGCCACCGTACGCCTGAAGAATTTGCGCAAGATCTATCCGAACGGCCACGTTGGCGTGGTCGACGCCAGTTTCGAGATCGCCGACGGCGAGTTGCTGGTGCTGGTGGGGCCCTCTGGCTGCGGCAAGACCACCTTGCTGAGGATGATCGCCGGGCTGGAAACAATCAGCGATGGCACGCTGGAAATCGACGGTCGGGTGGTCAACGACTTGCCTCCGAAAGATCGTGACATCGCTATGGTGTTCCAGAATTACGCGTTGTATCCGCACATGACGGTGGCGGAAAACCTGGGCTTCGGTCTGAAGTTGCGCGGGCACAAACAGGCCGACATCGACCAGCGCGTAGCGGGCGCCGCAAAAACCCTGGAGCTGGAAGCACGGCTGGCGTCGCGTCCAGGTGCGTTGTCCGGCGGCCAGCGTCAGCGCGTAGCACTGGGCCGCGCGCTAGTGCGCGATCCCAAGGTATTCCTGCTGGACGAGCCGCTGTCCAATCTGGACGCCAAGTTGCGGCTGTCGATGCGGGTGGAGATCGCCCGGCTGCATCGCCAGCTCAAGGCCACCATGGTCTACGTCACCCATGACCAGATCGAGGCGATGACGCTGGGCCAGCGCATCGTGGTGCTGGATGGCGGCGTGATCCAGCAGATCGACACGCCGATGAACCTGTACGACAAGCCCGCCAACCTGTTCGTTGCCGGTTTCTTCGGCAGCCCGGCGATGAACTTGCTGCACGGCACCTTGAAGCACGATGGTGGCTGGACCTTGGTCACCGCGCACGGCGAGATCACTCTGGGTGAGCCGCCGCCGTCTTCGGCATGGCAACCATGGTGCGAGCGTGCCGTGGTGTTGGGTGTCCGGCCGGAGGATCTGCAGCCGATGGAAGCGGGCATTTCCGCACTCACAGCGCAGCTCGAAGTGCTCGAGCCGGTCGGCAACGAAGTTTTTCTGAATCTGCGCTACGGCGACCAGAGGCTGGTCTCGCGAGTGTCGCCGCGGGCCCTGCCCGAGCCCGGCAGTCAGATGCCGCTGACCCTGGTGCCCAAGCGGCTGCACTTGTTTGACGCCGCCAGCGGCAGCCGGATCGGCGCCTGA
- a CDS encoding GH1 family beta-glucosidase, with protein sequence MTRASFRFPDGFHWGAATSAYQIEGSPLADGAGPSIWQRFAHTPGMMSNGDTGDIACDHYRRYKDDVQLMKALGLQGYRFSINWARVLPEGTGRVNPKGLDFYSRLVDELLENGIVPNATLFHWDLPAALDDRGGWLNRDVAHWFAEYAEVMFKALDDRVPRWATLNEPWVVTDGGYLHGALAPGHRSKYEAPIAAHNLMRASGAGIQAYRAHGQHEIGVVFNIEPKYPHSDSAEDLAATRRAHAYMNEQFADPALLGSYPPELKEIFGDAWPDFPEDDFKLTNQKVDFVGINYYTRAVVKNDPNAYPLKAVPVRQPNKTYTETGWEVFEQGLTDTLTWFKQRYGDIPLYITENGSAFYDPPVAENGVLDDPLRTNYLRKHLKALHKAIEAGVNLKGYYAWSLMDNLEWSLGFSKRFGLYHVDFATQQRTPKATAKLYAQVIESNGSILDA encoded by the coding sequence ATGACGCGTGCCAGCTTCCGCTTTCCCGACGGCTTTCACTGGGGTGCCGCCACCTCTGCCTACCAGATCGAAGGCTCGCCGCTGGCCGACGGGGCCGGGCCCAGCATCTGGCAGCGGTTCGCCCATACGCCGGGGATGATGTCCAACGGTGACACCGGCGATATCGCCTGCGATCACTACCGTCGCTACAAGGATGACGTGCAGCTGATGAAGGCGCTGGGCCTGCAGGGCTATCGCTTCAGCATCAACTGGGCACGGGTGTTGCCCGAGGGCACCGGGCGAGTCAATCCGAAGGGGCTGGATTTCTATTCGCGACTGGTCGACGAACTGCTTGAAAACGGCATCGTGCCGAACGCCACGCTGTTCCACTGGGACTTGCCGGCGGCGCTGGATGACCGCGGCGGCTGGCTCAACCGCGACGTTGCGCACTGGTTTGCCGAATACGCCGAAGTGATGTTCAAGGCGCTGGACGACCGCGTGCCGCGCTGGGCCACGCTGAACGAACCGTGGGTGGTCACCGACGGCGGCTACCTGCACGGTGCGCTGGCACCTGGCCATCGCAGCAAGTACGAGGCGCCGATCGCCGCGCACAACCTGATGCGCGCCAGTGGCGCCGGCATCCAGGCGTATCGGGCGCACGGCCAGCACGAGATCGGCGTGGTGTTCAATATCGAGCCGAAATACCCGCACTCCGACAGCGCCGAAGACCTCGCCGCCACGCGCCGCGCACATGCCTACATGAATGAGCAGTTTGCCGATCCGGCGCTGCTTGGCAGCTACCCGCCGGAACTAAAAGAGATTTTTGGCGATGCGTGGCCCGATTTCCCCGAAGACGACTTCAAGCTGACGAATCAGAAGGTCGACTTCGTCGGTATCAATTACTACACGCGCGCCGTGGTGAAAAATGATCCGAATGCCTATCCGCTGAAGGCAGTGCCGGTACGCCAGCCGAACAAGACCTATACGGAAACCGGCTGGGAAGTGTTCGAGCAGGGCCTGACCGACACGCTCACGTGGTTCAAGCAGCGCTACGGCGACATCCCGCTGTACATCACCGAAAACGGTTCGGCTTTCTACGACCCGCCGGTGGCCGAAAACGGCGTACTCGACGATCCGCTGCGCACCAACTATCTGCGCAAGCACCTCAAGGCACTGCACAAGGCGATCGAGGCCGGAGTGAACCTGAAGGGTTATTACGCGTGGTCGCTGATGGACAACCTGGAGTGGTCGCTGGGTTTCTCCAAGCGCTTCGGCCTGTACCACGTCGACTTCGCCACCCAGCAGCGCACGCCAAAAGCCACGGCGAAGCTGTATGCGCAAGTGATCGAGAGCAACGGCAGCATCCTGGACGCGTAG
- the rsmG gene encoding 16S rRNA (guanine(527)-N(7))-methyltransferase RsmG codes for MTSRDALQARLEQGIAALGLDLPAEAVPRLLDYQALLQRWNATYNLTAVRDAEEMVTRHLLDSLAILPYVRGQTLADLGTGPGLPGIVLAIAAPGRQILLVDSNGKKVRFLREAIRTLKLEGVRAEQSRVEDVEGQFDCVTARAFASLADMLGWGGHLLAPDGIWLAMKGKRPDEELPGIPSGFAVRSTHELAVPGLPAERHLLVIGRS; via the coding sequence ATGACCAGCCGCGACGCTCTGCAGGCACGACTCGAACAAGGCATTGCCGCGCTTGGCCTGGATTTGCCTGCTGAGGCGGTGCCGCGTCTGCTCGACTACCAGGCGCTGTTGCAGCGCTGGAATGCGACCTACAACCTCACTGCCGTGCGTGATGCGGAGGAGATGGTCACCCGCCACCTGCTCGATTCGCTGGCGATCCTGCCGTATGTGCGGGGCCAGACTCTGGCCGATCTCGGCACCGGTCCCGGCCTGCCCGGCATTGTGCTGGCGATTGCCGCGCCGGGTCGACAAATCCTTTTGGTGGATTCGAATGGCAAGAAGGTGCGCTTCCTGCGTGAGGCAATCCGCACGCTGAAGCTGGAAGGCGTGCGCGCCGAGCAGTCGCGCGTGGAAGACGTCGAAGGTCAGTTCGATTGCGTAACCGCGCGTGCGTTCGCCAGTCTCGCCGACATGCTCGGCTGGGGCGGCCACCTGCTGGCGCCGGACGGAATCTGGCTGGCGATGAAGGGGAAGCGGCCGGACGAGGAGTTGCCTGGCATTCCGTCAGGCTTCGCCGTACGCAGTACGCACGAGTTGGCGGTGCCGGGCCTGCCAGCCGAACGCCATCTGCTGGTGATCGGTCGCAGCTGA
- a CDS encoding SPFH domain-containing protein, which produces MMTLSALLFPLAAVLIASAIRHVPAGHVYSLYRRGKLVRVLQQGTHLVLPLLDRVAHKIDLAGQTLRLDARQDDAGDMRGTVYWQVLEPERADAVFEQVDQLIRRGAREALRNEPAADGADRRDVGARVKHSLNSALRERGMMVTRVELDAA; this is translated from the coding sequence ATGATGACTCTATCCGCCCTCCTGTTTCCCCTTGCTGCCGTGCTGATCGCCAGCGCGATCCGGCATGTGCCGGCCGGTCACGTCTACAGCCTGTACCGTCGCGGCAAGTTGGTGCGTGTTCTGCAGCAGGGAACGCATCTGGTCTTGCCATTGCTGGATCGGGTTGCGCACAAGATTGACCTCGCTGGTCAGACGCTGCGGCTGGACGCGCGGCAAGACGACGCCGGCGATATGCGTGGCACCGTCTACTGGCAGGTGTTGGAGCCGGAGCGCGCCGATGCCGTGTTCGAACAAGTTGATCAATTGATCCGTCGCGGTGCCCGCGAGGCACTGCGCAACGAGCCGGCCGCCGATGGCGCCGATCGGCGCGATGTGGGTGCACGGGTGAAACATTCCTTGAACAGTGCACTGCGGGAACGCGGAATGATGGTGACGCGCGTTGAGTTGGACGCCGCCTGA
- a CDS encoding LacI family DNA-binding transcriptional regulator, with protein sequence MKAATIKDVAREAGVSVASVSRALNGGSGVTAETGQRIHEVAKRLRYVPHAAARMLITRRTNTVGALLPDLYGEFFSELIRGIDLAARARGMHLLVSSSHDDAETAALALRAMQGRVDGLLLMSPHANADFLRQNLPQNIPTVLMNTRLSGTDYCSLSVDNDGGARLMVEHMLAQGRQRIAFIEGPSGNRDAEQRKLGFRETLASHGLASAATMLQGDFSEASGYRAGQQLLAMETRPDAVFAANDMMAIGCMAALREAGVRIPQELAVGGFDDVPMARYVTPSLTTIKVHIADLGSEAMAWLGEQIDDSTGMRIGTRRKVSAELVVRASSAVASG encoded by the coding sequence ATCAAAGCTGCCACCATCAAGGATGTCGCGCGTGAGGCCGGTGTATCCGTGGCCTCGGTATCGCGCGCGCTAAATGGCGGCAGCGGGGTCACCGCGGAGACTGGCCAGCGCATCCACGAAGTGGCCAAACGCCTGCGTTACGTGCCACATGCGGCCGCCCGCATGCTGATCACCCGGCGCACCAACACGGTCGGCGCGCTGCTGCCGGACTTGTACGGTGAATTCTTTTCCGAGCTGATCCGCGGCATCGACCTGGCCGCGCGCGCCCGCGGTATGCATCTGCTGGTTTCCAGTTCGCACGACGATGCCGAGACCGCGGCGCTCGCCCTGCGCGCGATGCAGGGCCGGGTCGACGGCCTGTTGCTGATGTCGCCCCACGCCAATGCTGACTTTTTGCGGCAGAATCTGCCGCAAAACATCCCTACTGTGCTGATGAACACACGTTTGTCCGGCACCGACTACTGCTCGCTGTCGGTGGACAACGACGGCGGGGCCCGGCTGATGGTCGAGCACATGCTGGCGCAAGGGCGTCAGCGGATTGCCTTCATCGAAGGTCCGTCCGGCAATCGCGATGCCGAGCAGCGCAAACTGGGCTTTCGCGAAACCCTCGCCAGCCATGGCCTGGCGAGCGCCGCAACGATGCTGCAAGGAGACTTCAGCGAAGCATCCGGTTACCGCGCCGGCCAGCAGCTGCTGGCCATGGAAACGCGACCCGATGCCGTGTTCGCCGCCAACGACATGATGGCGATCGGTTGCATGGCGGCCTTGCGCGAAGCCGGCGTGCGTATTCCGCAGGAGCTGGCCGTGGGCGGCTTCGATGACGTGCCCATGGCACGTTATGTCACGCCATCGCTGACCACGATCAAGGTGCACATTGCCGACCTGGGCAGCGAGGCTATGGCCTGGCTGGGCGAGCAAATTGATGATTCAACCGGAATGCGAATCGGCACCCGGCGCAAAGTTTCTGCCGAATTGGTGGTACGGGCGTCCAGCGCCGTGGCGTCCGGCTGA